The segment AGTTTCGGCTTACATCCCCACGAATGTGATTTCGATCACCGACGGACAGATTTACCTGCAACCCGACTTGTTCTTTGCCGGTATTCGGCCTGCGATGAACGCCGGTATTTCGGTGTCTCGCGTGGGCGGTGCGGCTCAGGTCAAGGCAATGAAGAAGGTTGCTGGCGGTTTGCGTTTGGACTTGGCTGCGTTCCGTGCTTTGGAAGCTTTCGCACAGCTCGGCACCGACTTGGACGCCGCGACTCAGTCGCAACTTGACCGCGGTTACCGCATGGTCGAATTGCTCAAGCAACCACAGTATCGCCCGATGGGCGTGACCGAGCAGGTGCTTAGCCTGTACGCCGGTACTCGCGGGTTCTTGGACGACGTGCCAGTCAAGGCGGTTTCGCAGTGGGAAATCGACTTCCTGCAATTTGCCAAAGACAAGCACTCGAGTTTGATCTCGTTGCTCGAAGACAAGATGGACCTGACGGACGAAGTGACCGAAAAAATCGAAGCCTGCATCAAGGACTTCAAGAGCGGTTACAAGGTCGTTGAATCGGCCGTTTAAGACTGCCGACATCCAATGCCGGATCCGTTCCGACCTCGGTGGGAACGGTTCCAGCCTACGAAGCTAAAACGTAAACTAAATTACCTGTAAAGATCCATGGCCAACGCTCGCGCCCTCGATAAACGCCGCAAATCAATTCGCAACATTCGCAAGATCACGCGGACGATGGAATTGATTGCGACGGCTCGTTACAAGAAAGCGATGGACCGCGCCGCGGCCGTAACGGCTTACACCGATCGTCTTTCGAAAATCGTCTCCAGCTTGGCCGAGGCAGGCACGGAAGTTCAGCACCCATTGTTGGAGAAACGCGAAAACCCGGAAGCAGTTCGTGTACTGGTTCTGTCAAGCAACCGAGGTCTTTGCGGCGGTTACAACGCAAGTGTTCTGCGAGCAACGATGCCACTGATTCGAGAACTAAAGGGCTCGATCGATAAGGTTGATGTCGACGTCAGCGGTAAGCGAGGCATCAACGGTCTCAAATTTCGCGGCGTAGCCACTGATCAAACTTATCTGCAATTCGAAGACCAACCGGCTTATGCCGAAGTTGAAAAAATTGCTGATCGTTACTTAGAACAATACATCGCTGGCGAAATCGATCGTTTGGATGTTGTTTACACCAAGTTCATCAGCACCAGCCGCCAAGTCGCAACCGTCCAAACCTTGCTGCCGCTCGGTTCGCTTTCGGACGACGATGACGAACGGGAAACCAGTGCCGGCGGACCATCGGTCGAGTACGAATTCTTGCCGTCCGCAGAAAGCATCCTCGAAGAAGTCGTACCAACCAGCTTCAAAGCCAAACTCTTCAAGTGCTTCTTGGATTCAGCAGTTAGCGAGCAAGTGGCTCGGATGATTGCGATGAAGGGAGCCACCGAGAGTGCTGGCGACATGATCAAGCAACTATCGATGACCTACAACCGTGCTCGCCAAAGTCAAATCACTGGCGAAATCATGGAAATCATCGGCGGCGTCGAAGCCTTGGAAGGCTAGATCGCTGAAAATCGACTGCGAGCCACACGTCACAATGGCCCGTCAACCAAAACCTAACACTCAATACCTAACCCCTAAAACCTGTTCTTCCCATGTCCACCGCAATTGAAACTGCCAATGGCCGCGTTACCCAGGTCATTGGGTCGACGTTCGACATCGAATTCCCCGAAGGCAAGTTGCCTCCGATCTACAACGCGGTCACGGTCACGTCGGAACACAAGGGTGTTTCGATTCGCTTGACCGGCGAAGTGCAACAGCACCTCGGTGGCGGACGCGTTCGGGCGATTGCTTTGGGTAGCACCGAAGGCATGATGCGAGGCATGGAAGTCATCGACACAGGCAAGCCTGTGACGGTTCCGGTTGGCCAAGCCACTCTCGGACGTGTTTTCAACGTGCTCGGCGAAACCATTGACGGCCGCGGCCCGGTCAACGCCGAAGATTATCGTCCGATTCACCGCCAAGCTCCCTCGGTCAACGAATTATCGACGAACACCGAAATTTTCGAAACCGGGATCAAGGTGGTCGACCTTCTAACCCCGTTCGTCCGCGGTGGTAAGGCCGGTCTATTTGGCGGTGCAGGACTGGGTAAGACCGTTATTTTGACGGAAATGATCGCGCGGATCGCTAGTGCTCACGGCGGTTACTCAGTTTTCGCAGGCGTCGGTGAACGAACTCGCGAAGGCACCGACCTGTGGCTTGAAATGCAAGAAGCCGTCATCGGTGACACCGGTCGCAAGGTCATTGAACAAACCTGCATGGTGTTCGGTCAAATGAACGAGCCACCAGGTTCGCGTCTTCGCGTTGCTTTGTCGGCTCTGACGATGGCCGAGTTCTTCCGTGATTCCACGGGTGCGGACACGTTGCTATTCGTTGACAATATTTTCCGTTTCTCGCAAGCTGGTTCGGAAGTATCGGCTCTGCTGGGCCGGATGCCTTCGGCCGTGGGTTACCAGCCAACGCTGGCCACCGAAATGGGTGCGTTGCAAGAACGAATCACATCGACCAAGAGCGGTGCGATCACATCGGTACAAGCCGTTTACGTTCCTGCCGACGATCCGACCGACCCTGCACCTGCGACGGCCTTTAGCCAATTGGATGCGTTTATCTACTTGGAACGATCGATTTCGGAAAAGGGAATTTACCCTGCCATCGATCCGTTGGCATCGAACTCGCGGATTTTGGACCCTCAGTACGTCGGCGAACGTCACTATGCGATCGCTCGCCGCGTGCAAACGATTCTGCAACGTTACCGCGAACTTCAAGACATCATCGCGATTCTTGGTGTTGACGAGTTAAGCGAAGAGGACAAGATGATCGTTCACCGCGCTCGCCGCATTGAACGATTCATGAGCCAGCCGTTCTTGGTCGCCGAAGTCTTCACCGGCAAGAAGGGTGAAATCACCTCATTGGCCGATACGATTCGCAGCTTCGAAGAAATCTGTGACGGCAAATGGGATCACCTTCGCGAACAAGCGTTCATGTACGTCGGTGCAATCGAGCAAGCCGAAGCACAAGACAAGAAAATGGCTGAGAAAGAAAAGGCTAAGTAATCATGGCATCTCTGCGATGCGTCGTTGTGACGCCCGAGAAAACCGAACTTGACCGCGAAGCCGACTACATCTCGTTGCCGATGGACGATGGTGACTTGGGTGTGCTGAAAGGCCGTGCCGCCATGATTGGCCGGCTCGGTTACGGCACACTGCGTTTGCAAACCGCGGCCGGACCGGAACGATATTATGTTGACGGTGGGTTCGCTCAAGTCGAAAACAATATCGTCAACATTTTGACTGGCCGTCTGATTCCTGTCGATTTGATCGATAGCGAAAAGGCCCGCGAAGAACTCAATGACGCTCGCGCGTTGCCTAGTTCAAAGCAAGAAGAAATGGCCATCAAGCAAGTTGCTATTCGCAAGGCACGCGGCAAAGTCCGAGCGTCAAGCTAAGACTTTTGGCAACGAGGCATTCACGCTGATTTGGGGCAGAACAATTCCTGGCCTACTTCAGCCCTGAACCGCTTGGTCGTTTGCTCAGTGCACCTCGCACGCCCAGCTCACGCGGGTCTCGGGCGATCTTGTCCGTAAAGACTCGCACATCGTCCATGATTGGGCGAATTCGAGCGGTTGCCATTTCGATATTTTCGACCGTGCGACGAACCTGATAGTACAGTTCGTCGTCCTCTAGCAACCGTTTGACGGTTCCGTTGCTGTTGTTGAGCGCTCCGGCAAAGACTTCGACTTGCGCCAGGGTTCGCTCAACCGAACCAAGTGTCAACAACACCTGCTCGGCCAATTCGTCGCCGCGTGCAGCAAATGGTTCGGTGAACTTTTCTAGGTTCGCAAACGTCTTCTCGGCATTGCCGATCACACCATTGGCACCATCGACGGTCTTCTTTGCCGATTCGACCGCGTCTTCGGCAATCGCACCAACCTTTTCGAATTGAACGCCGACTCGTTCGAAACTCTTGAACGTTTCTTGCGTCGCATCCAAGGTCTCGCGAGCCCCTCTCAACAAGACCGGCAATTCAGCAATCGACGCCTCTAGGTCAGCACGAGTCTTAGGATTTCCAATGATTGCCCGAGCATCGCGAATCGCGCCCTGAAACTCCTCAAGCGCCTCGACTGCTTCTTGCGAAACAGCGTCGATGCGTCCGTCAGTACCGCTGACGACTTGGCGAACTTCGATAGCCAATTGGTTGACGCTCTCACCCGCGTTCGAAATGGATTGAGCAGCCAGTTGGATCGCATCCACACTGGATTGAATCCCATTTTGCATGTCGAACATACTAGGCGTTTTGGATCCGTATTTTAGAAACTCATCGTCGGAAAACTCTGCGTTTAGCAACTTGGGATCTTTACGAATTTCTTCCGGCAAGATGCTTGAATCCGGGTTGGCTCGCACGAACTCGAGCTTCGAGTCGCCAGTAACCAAGTTGCCTGATCCAATTCGCGGCACGTAACGATGCGTTAAACGTTGGTCGGCGTCCATCGCAAGCGACACCAGCACGCCACCCTCTTCTTGCAGACGAATTTTCGAGACCCGGCCAATCTGCACTCCATCCCGATAAACGGCCGTATTAAGCCCAATGCCTTCGGCCGATTCGAACGCGACATTCAACGAGTACTCATTGTTGAACACGCTGGGAAAAGCGCCGAACAAGAACGTCAGGATGATGGCAGCACCGATCGATGAAATGACCAGCACGCCGACGCCGAATTTTAGTTTATTTTCGTCCATTATTCTTTGAAGCGTTAGTCTTCCAATCCTCGGGCCATTTCGCTGAGCCTTTCGCCGGCTTCGCCTCGAACGAATTGTCGGACACGATGGTCGACCGCATGCTCTAAGTCACTCGGCGAACCATCAAATAGGATTTGCGAGTCGTCTTCATTCAAACGACGGCGCGGATAAAACATCACGACTCGATCAGACACTTTTCGCGCGGTGTGCATGTCGTGAGTCACCACAACGCTAGTCACGGGATAACGACGACGCGTATCGAGAATCAATTCGTTGATCACGTCGCTCATAATCGGATCGAGTCCCGTGGTGGGCTCGTCATAGACAAGCAAGTCCGGACGCAGAATCAAGGCCCGCGCTAGGCCAACTCGTTTTCGCATCCCGCCCGACAATTCAGCTGGTCGTTTGCGAGTCACGTCGGATGGCAAACCGACTTCGGCCAAGTGCATCATTACCCGGTCACGAACATCAGGTTCAGTGACACTTGGATCGTTTTGCCGAAGTGGAAAGGCAACGTTGTCAAAGATCGACATGCTGTCAAACAAGGCCGCGTTTTGAAAGACGAACCCAATCCGTCGCCGGATATTGGACAATTCTTCACGACTGACGTTGGCAAGTGTTTGGCCGTCGAAGTCGACTGCTCCCATGGTTGGCGAGACCAGTCCGACCAGCGTTTTCATGAACACGGTCTTACCACATCCACTCTCGCCAATGATCGCGATCGTTTGACCACGTGCGATCGACAGAGTGATGTCTCGCAAAACCCAAGGGCCGCCAAACTGAACCGAAACCTCTCGCACCTCTAGCAAGTTTTCCGCGACCGCCGTGCCACCGACGGCGGATTCTTCGAAACCATCTTCATCGTAGGAAGGCGTATTCATAGGAATGATGCTCCCGACGGATAGATAGCAGAGTAAATCGAGTTCAGAACGATGGTCAAAAACAGGTCGACACTCAAAATCAGAACGAATGAATAGACGAACGCCGTCGTCGCTGCTTTACCCACTCCTTCGGCTCCGGGTTCGCAATTGAACCCGCGATAACACGACACGATCGCAATGATCCCGCCAAAGAAAATGCTCTTGAAGATTCCGCTGAACAGATCGAATCCCGCAACCCCATCGCGTGAATGATTCAAGTAAGCGGCGTGATCGATTCCCAAAATGATGACGCTGTAGAAATACCCGCCAACGATCCCCATGAAGTCGGCCATTACCGTCAATGCCGGAATCAACAGGATGCATGCCAAGAACCGAGGCACCACCAAGTAGTGAATCGGATCAGCACCCATGGTCGTCAGTGCGTCGATCTGCTCGGTCACTCGCATCGTCCCAAGAACCGCCGCCATCGCGCTGCCGACTCGGCCAGCCAGCATCGTGGCAGCCAAAACGGGACCAAGTTCTTTCACCAGCGAACTGTTGATGACCACACCCAACCGAGATTCTAAACCGATGGCGTGAAACTGAGCATAACTTTGGACGGCCAGCACCATTCCAATGAAGGTACCGGTTAGCGCCACCACTGGCAGGCTTAGCGCACCAACTTGGTAAAAGTTGATCATCAACGTGCCGCGCGACGGCAACCGCGTGAACATCCAACGCAGCATTTGCCACGTAAACAGGCTGAGGTCGCCGATCGAAACGATCGCGTCAACGACGGCTGAACCCCACTCTGTCACCCAACGACGAAGCGGTGACGCGGCGTCATGGCGGGGCAAACTGGAAATGGATGCAGCCGACTCAGACACGGGGTTTGACCTCAATACAGTTCAAGCGCACGGACACGATCGGTAACACTAACGATTGTATCGGTCGGCTAGACCTTGAGGATTAAGAAAGATTATCGGGCCGCGTCTAAGCAAACTGCAGGCGGGGGTCATCTAACCCCAGACGTTTCATTTTCTTGTAGAGCGTCGTTCGATTGATATCAAGCGTCTCGGCCGTCGCAGCACGATTCCAACCGTTGGATCGCAGCGATTGCAGAATGATTTGACGCTCGGGGCCTTCCAGGGCTTCTCGCAGCGTTTTGCCATTCACATCGCCCAAGCTAACTGCGCGGTTGCCAGAGGATGTCGTGGCCAATCCCGGTTCCACTCCCTTGCCGGTCAGTTCGGGCGGCAAGTCGTCAACCGTCAGGACAGGCCCACGGCCCAGCAAAACGGCACGCTCGACGACGTTTTCTAACTGACGAATGTTTCCCGGCCATGCGTAAGACTGCATCGCCTGGATCGCTTCAACGTTAAAGCACTCGACGTCACGGCCACACGTCTCGGCCGCTTCACGCAGGAAGTGATCGACCAGCAACGGCAGGTCACCAATCCGTTCACGCAGCGAGGGCAAAACGATGTTGACCACGTTGACGCGGTAGTACAAATCTTGGCGAAATCGGCCATCCTCGACTGCTTTGTCCAGGTTTTCGTTGGTCGCCAGGATGACTCGCGTGTCGACCGAGTGGGTTTCGACGCCGCCGAGCTGTTCGAACTTGAATTCTTGCAGGACGCGAAGCAACTTGACCTGCATCGCGGGCGTGGCAGTCGCAATTTCGTCAAGAAACAGCGTGCCGCCGTCGGCCAATTGAAACTTGCCGGCGCGGTCCGTATTGGCGCCGGTGTAAGCACCAGCAACGTGGCCGAACAGTTCGCTTTCCAACAGCGTATCAGGCAATGCTCCACAGGCGACTTCGACAAATGGGCCCGATCGACGCATGCTGCGAGCATGAATGGCCCGAGCAATCATGCTTTTGCCGGTTCCGTTTTCGCCGGTGATCAACACGGATGCGCGAGCATCGGCGATGGAATCGACGACGTCGAAAATCTTCAGCATTCGGTAGTCGTGGCTGAGCACGTTTTCCAAACCGCTGCGACGATCAAGTTGTTGACGCAGGTCTTCGTTTTGACGGGTGATTTCGCGTTGGCTGATGGCTCGTTCGATCGCCAACGTCAACTCGTCGTCGATCAATGGCTTGGTCAACAGATCGTAGGCGCCGGCGCGGACAGCTTCGACGGCCGTTTCGGGCGTTGCGTATCCGGTAATCACCAACACCGCAACGTCAGGGTGTTTCTTTTTTGCGTAGCCGATCAG is part of the Rubripirellula reticaptiva genome and harbors:
- the atpG gene encoding ATP synthase F1 subunit gamma; translation: MANARALDKRRKSIRNIRKITRTMELIATARYKKAMDRAAAVTAYTDRLSKIVSSLAEAGTEVQHPLLEKRENPEAVRVLVLSSNRGLCGGYNASVLRATMPLIRELKGSIDKVDVDVSGKRGINGLKFRGVATDQTYLQFEDQPAYAEVEKIADRYLEQYIAGEIDRLDVVYTKFISTSRQVATVQTLLPLGSLSDDDDERETSAGGPSVEYEFLPSAESILEEVVPTSFKAKLFKCFLDSAVSEQVARMIAMKGATESAGDMIKQLSMTYNRARQSQITGEIMEIIGGVEALEG
- the atpC gene encoding ATP synthase F1 subunit epsilon → MASLRCVVVTPEKTELDREADYISLPMDDGDLGVLKGRAAMIGRLGYGTLRLQTAAGPERYYVDGGFAQVENNIVNILTGRLIPVDLIDSEKAREELNDARALPSSKQEEMAIKQVAIRKARGKVRASS
- the atpD gene encoding F0F1 ATP synthase subunit beta → MSTAIETANGRVTQVIGSTFDIEFPEGKLPPIYNAVTVTSEHKGVSIRLTGEVQQHLGGGRVRAIALGSTEGMMRGMEVIDTGKPVTVPVGQATLGRVFNVLGETIDGRGPVNAEDYRPIHRQAPSVNELSTNTEIFETGIKVVDLLTPFVRGGKAGLFGGAGLGKTVILTEMIARIASAHGGYSVFAGVGERTREGTDLWLEMQEAVIGDTGRKVIEQTCMVFGQMNEPPGSRLRVALSALTMAEFFRDSTGADTLLFVDNIFRFSQAGSEVSALLGRMPSAVGYQPTLATEMGALQERITSTKSGAITSVQAVYVPADDPTDPAPATAFSQLDAFIYLERSISEKGIYPAIDPLASNSRILDPQYVGERHYAIARRVQTILQRYRELQDIIAILGVDELSEEDKMIVHRARRIERFMSQPFLVAEVFTGKKGEITSLADTIRSFEEICDGKWDHLREQAFMYVGAIEQAEAQDKKMAEKEKAK
- a CDS encoding sigma-54-dependent transcriptional regulator, translated to MTPSASILLVDDDRHLAESMAQWLRELSHQVETVATLAEAKASLAKRPFDLVMTDLRLGGEDGFDLIGYAKKKHPDVAVLVITGYATPETAVEAVRAGAYDLLTKPLIDDELTLAIERAISQREITRQNEDLRQQLDRRSGLENVLSHDYRMLKIFDVVDSIADARASVLITGENGTGKSMIARAIHARSMRRSGPFVEVACGALPDTLLESELFGHVAGAYTGANTDRAGKFQLADGGTLFLDEIATATPAMQVKLLRVLQEFKFEQLGGVETHSVDTRVILATNENLDKAVEDGRFRQDLYYRVNVVNIVLPSLRERIGDLPLLVDHFLREAAETCGRDVECFNVEAIQAMQSYAWPGNIRQLENVVERAVLLGRGPVLTVDDLPPELTGKGVEPGLATTSSGNRAVSLGDVNGKTLREALEGPERQIILQSLRSNGWNRAATAETLDINRTTLYKKMKRLGLDDPRLQFA
- a CDS encoding MlaE family ABC transporter permease — protein: MSESAASISSLPRHDAASPLRRWVTEWGSAVVDAIVSIGDLSLFTWQMLRWMFTRLPSRGTLMINFYQVGALSLPVVALTGTFIGMVLAVQSYAQFHAIGLESRLGVVINSSLVKELGPVLAATMLAGRVGSAMAAVLGTMRVTEQIDALTTMGADPIHYLVVPRFLACILLIPALTVMADFMGIVGGYFYSVIILGIDHAAYLNHSRDGVAGFDLFSGIFKSIFFGGIIAIVSCYRGFNCEPGAEGVGKAATTAFVYSFVLILSVDLFLTIVLNSIYSAIYPSGASFL
- a CDS encoding MlaD family protein, with product MDENKLKFGVGVLVISSIGAAIILTFLFGAFPSVFNNEYSLNVAFESAEGIGLNTAVYRDGVQIGRVSKIRLQEEGGVLVSLAMDADQRLTHRYVPRIGSGNLVTGDSKLEFVRANPDSSILPEEIRKDPKLLNAEFSDDEFLKYGSKTPSMFDMQNGIQSSVDAIQLAAQSISNAGESVNQLAIEVRQVVSGTDGRIDAVSQEAVEALEEFQGAIRDARAIIGNPKTRADLEASIAELPVLLRGARETLDATQETFKSFERVGVQFEKVGAIAEDAVESAKKTVDGANGVIGNAEKTFANLEKFTEPFAARGDELAEQVLLTLGSVERTLAQVEVFAGALNNSNGTVKRLLEDDELYYQVRRTVENIEMATARIRPIMDDVRVFTDKIARDPRELGVRGALSKRPSGSGLK
- a CDS encoding ABC transporter ATP-binding protein, which gives rise to MNTPSYDEDGFEESAVGGTAVAENLLEVREVSVQFGGPWVLRDITLSIARGQTIAIIGESGCGKTVFMKTLVGLVSPTMGAVDFDGQTLANVSREELSNIRRRIGFVFQNAALFDSMSIFDNVAFPLRQNDPSVTEPDVRDRVMMHLAEVGLPSDVTRKRPAELSGGMRKRVGLARALILRPDLLVYDEPTTGLDPIMSDVINELILDTRRRYPVTSVVVTHDMHTARKVSDRVVMFYPRRRLNEDDSQILFDGSPSDLEHAVDHRVRQFVRGEAGERLSEMARGLED